The Montipora foliosa isolate CH-2021 chromosome 6, ASM3666993v2, whole genome shotgun sequence genome includes the window TAATTCGTCGGCTGTCCTCTTTTCGAACAACATAATTGCAAGAACATTTAGACAAAACTGTGGTTTCATTTAAGTTTTCAAGCTTTTGATCTTCGGGGCGTTATAAAGAGCATACGTGACATGACAACCAGTCAACATTTCCTCCAATATCTTTGTAATTAAAATCGAGCAAACCAATCAACATGCGCCATTCACATACACGAAAGCtggctttttttcccttttaaatcTAAGTGCGTTCAGTGCGTTCTTCTTGAAAAATTAATCggagggttataaaataaataaacccctttccgGCTTGCTGGTATATCGGAGGATAATGCCCTCGGCTGAAagattgtcctcaaaatttcacagTGGCCCTTGAAGCCTAGCTTCTTGGCCAACTGTTCATTTTTCGGACAATCTTTCAGCCTTGGGCATTATCCTCCGATATACCAGCCGCCgcaaaggggtttatttactaaatatCCTTTCTCTAATAGAACAATTAATTTAAAACTCTGATAGAGGTTATTTgcgtgcgaaatgttcacttccggttgccatccgtGCCTCAAAACGTCTTGTGCTTAAGCTTCGTATTCTCGCTGAAGACAGGGgcttttttaggcttctctgcAACTGCTTAACTAAGTCCTTCTTCCTTAACTGCGATGGTCTTTCACtttgaaaaatatatgtataaacAACAGATCTTCTTTGTTTCTGATCCAAACGCTTTCCTTGAAAGGTTTATTTCCTCCGGTTTAAAGTTATCTTTCTGTGGGACTGGGAATTAATCTTTTTTAGCGGAAGCATATGTCAGAAGGCCATTACCCAGAAGTGTCCATCTCTTTCATTTGGCGTTAGCTAATGAGTTTTTTGTAatatctaaatttagattacGGTTTCCGCAAAATTATGGCCGATCAGATTAGGCATGATGACCGCGACACCTGTGTTGATTTGCAACCAAGCAGCCGCGCGAGGGTTTGTTCGAACTTGAAACCTGGCAAAACGCTCGCAAAATTTCAGCGCATTATGatctcgcaacattgttgggcacagtATGTTGCTATACGTTGGGCCACCCTGTTgtgatatgttgcaacatgttggatgatgttggatcaaatttgaaaacggtcagatttttcgtgcaacattttggatgttgcatgatggaGATATGTCCAGATTTGCActcaaatgcgaaaattgcgattttagcgaaaaatcgcaaaagtcgcagaacaccgaaaagctagagaacacaagtcccccaaaaattgttgcaatttttgcgattttaacgatttttgccaaaattgcgaaaaatcgcaaaaatcgcaaagcTCTCGAAAGCTAGAGAAGTCCCCAGAAgggttgcgatttttgcgattttaacgatttttgcgaaaattgcgaaaaatcgcaacacttttgggggacttgccTTCTCTAGCTTTtaagagttttgcgatttttgcttaagttcgcaattttcgcaaaaatcgttaaaatcgcaaacatcgcacaacactgaaatggtagagaacacaagtccccgagaagagtcgcgattttcgcaaaaatcgcgagtcctagttggggatttgtcttcttctttgcaccatttacgatttttgcgatttttcgcaaaaatcgcaatttttgcatttgcgtgcaaacctggacataagtggaggGAATATTGTATGTTGGCCACGTTCACGaaacattgttgcactagggcatgcgcgctGGGTCCACTTGTTGCGTGCCAGGGGCCTGGAGTACATAAACATCGAcgtgttgcgttgaaaatgttgcatTTGATTGGCCAGCCCTTTCAagacatgtcgcaacatcatgtaTCAATGTTGCGAGATGTTGCTTTGAagtgttgcgagcgtttggccacgTCTTAATGGAATATTGTGAATCGTGCAAGGAATACAAAACCGCCTCGTTTTCCCTCCAAAAATGTAGCAGTAGCCCTTCTAAAGATGGATTATGCTGACATTCCATCGCAGATCGAGACTGGTGGGTCATAGACGTCTGCTTGTGTCCTTTTCTGTCCCTAATATTACGTAACCTTACCTAATCTACCTTACCTTGTTTCCAATTATCCCAACAAACTTCCTTGAAAGTATAGAAGATACAGTGGCACTGATAAACATAATGAGTGGCAGGTAAGCAATGGATTCctgaaaaccgaaaaaaaagCTACAATTGCAGTTTTACACTTAACTGTTTCCAATGAACACAGCGTTTTGATCTAGtatataatatttgcaaaatttcacaattttgaaaaaagatgtGGCACAGCTGGCCTTAAATTTTAGAAAGTTTCCTAAAAGCCGGCAAGCGATATTGCGCAAAGCAGATTGAAGAGCAGTCACTGGCGATATCGTATCTGACGTAAAAGATAGTTTCTTCTTCATGGCCACAAATTGACTCTTTTAGTTTTGGTTATAGAATGGCCTATTGATACAATCATTTGACATCTGTACATACCTTACTAAGACGAAGTCTGTAAATGAGGAAAAGCGGCAGATAAGAATAGGCGTGATTTTGTAAGGCCCTTGTACAGGAATATACGACGGCAACCTGAAGATAATATTATAAAAGGACAGGGGCATTGAGCTTCAGTGTTGCCTTGGGCTGTAATAAGAAGTGCTGTTAGTTGTTGTTGTATAAACcgtttcatttcttttaatgtTGATAATCACATGATTTAGAGTgcggaataaataagcacgagtaattGCTTTCAAAGACGGCGAAAAAAAATCGAGTGcgatttgtagtctttgaaagaATTTACGAGTGTTCATGTAATCCAAGTTGCATACCCTGCGATTCTAGTGACCAAAAAAACATGAGGTAATATTTCGAATCCCAGTAGGTGCCCTATGATAATTATTTGATATTTATTCAGTATTAGTTTGCGCTCAGGTTGTGAACGTTTATCCGTTGATTTTATTCCACCTTCATACCAACTGACCAACAAGGTGTCATCTTTGAATTAATGGAGAGCTTTAGATTTTAGAatgagaacgactacgagttcgagattttctcataaggcaACAGTGAGcccgcgcaaaccagcgtcatttttgctggaaaaacgTGATCccgccgtcattttagtacgagattttgcaaaaatgtcgtcgaatcaaaacaagacaacaacacggtagcagttttggctttttttttttttataggcaaaaaggctcagttaccagcaataagaataactgagcaacctatactgctaacaaagagtaagattaagcgtacgggttataaatttccttagcatttccgctaaaaacgggcagtcaaaacttgtactcgttctcgtcctcgtcgtagaataTAAAAGTCCCTAATCACGCAGGTTGAcacagaaattaaaaaaatatttcaaataattttcatcggaATAGGGTCATTTATGGAAGAATCGCTCTTTTACTCTTCATGTTCTCTTGAGATGACTTGTGTAATTATTGCGTGATATATATGTTGATTGGCTCGCATGGAGGGCGAAGAACACGATAAGATCACTCCTAAACACATCAATGAATTGGAGCGGCCATTATGAAGGAGAGCACATGGTCAGAACATATACCACACGGCATCTTGGGTACCTACCAAATATGCATTATGGGCACTATGCGTAAATTATCAACATAATGATGCCCAGTTTCAGAATGGACATTCTGTAATTAAGATGCGGAAAATTAATGGAGGTAACATGTGAACTTCATTTGGATTTCACGGCAAAGAAATACATGTGACCTCAATCCTGTCTTTTCAATGTCTGTCAACCAATTACATCTATACTTACCATGTATAAGCGCGGATCAATGAGCCACTTTCGTATAGTCCTCTTTGCGTGTTTTCGTGATGGAAGAGCGGCTTCACTGTCGCGTGAAATAATAAAAGGCTTGCTGTTTGCCTTAGTCTCGGATAAAGAAACGCCCTTGGTTTCCAGTGAAACAGCTGGGAGGTTGATGGGTGCTGGAACTTTGTCGACGTTTTTGTCATTCGAAACAACGCTTGAATTAAGCTCCATTATACTACCAGAGAAACCTCTGTTGTCAACACCATCGCAGTAAACATTGCTTGGTGAAAGATTTTCTTCCGGAACATCATCCTTCTTCGGCAACGCTGGCTCCTCTTCCCTTTGGTCTCTCATGGTTGTCCATCGGATCCCATCGGAGAAACTAACACGAGAAGTTTTGCGCGACGGGAAACTCGAATCTCTGTTTTGGTCGCTTTTGCCATTCGAATCAGCATCTGAACTCAATTTCATTGCACTACCAGAAAAGCCTCTATTGTCAACAACAGTGCTGTTAACATTGTTTGATATCGATGAAAGATTTTCTTTCGGAGCATCGTCTTTCTTTGTTGTCGCTGACTCTTCCTTCTGGTCACTGATAGGGGTGCATCGGATCCTATCGCAGAAACTAACACGAGAAGTTTTGCGCGATGGACAGTCCCGCTCTTTGGTTGTTTCAGTATTTAATTCTGTAATGCAACAAAGAAGACTCGtaacaaagaaaattgtttCGTCTCATAGCCGGTCATAGTAGCATGCATTTGCCTCATCTCTGTTCTCTGCTTTAAAAACTGCTTAGCCTGATGTATTTTAAATCATTTTAACAATCCTGTTGCTATAGCGCAGGATTATTATCCAGGCAAAGAGTTGCCGATTACGAGTCCCGTACGGTCAATAAATAGGAGAGAGACTTCCATGATTTGTCCTAAACCTCCTTCTTCAATTGAAAACAAAGTTCTAGTGGACTTATCTCTGTATGTGTCGGCTGCTTTCATAataaggtggctcaaactagTTTCAACAATTCCGAGTGAATGCTTATTGGAACGATTCattctacaacactgtttcgcGTAAAGACAATGTCATGGTGTCAATTGAAACACCAATCATTGCTTAACaagattagcaggctaagataaaacttTCGGTGAAGTTCTTAGGAGTTGATTCATAGCTACCTTTTTTGCAGCTAGAAAATTTGGTGGCTGTGAACTCGCTGAGGgccaggaaatttttttttaacgagaGTTTAAGTTTCATCTTTAAAGTTAGCCAGCTAATCACTATCCACCAATGAAAATTGAAGGTCACCGAGCTCATGTTCTTCCTTATATGAGTGTATAAAggcaaaatatggggtgttctAGATGGCTTTTTTGTGTCCATGGtgacctattacgtcacattaataagTGCATATTCAACTTGTTAATTAAggaattattggtgtttcatatggtgtGATAACCTTGCCGCTACTTAAAATAGCGTTGCACAGTTAATCGCTCTTACTAATAAGACATCCTCCCAGGATTGTTGAAACTGAcaagagccaccttaaatgagATATTAAAAATAGGTTGACCAATAATAAACCCAATAAAGCTGAAAGAGCTTATCTTGAAACTGCTTTCAAAACGAGGGCAAAAGTTTGAGTGACTTGAAGAACCAGATCTGTTCtgttaaagaaaacaaattcacAGCCTGGGTTGTATAGCTCACCAAGACAAACAAACGTTGAATGATGAAAGTTTTTAAACTTATTTAACTTtctttaaaactttctttttcaaactTCACGATTTACTTTGTCCAACAAGCTCTTTCCAGCTGAACTGTTTGTgactttcttgaaaaaaaatgtagtattttttttttttacaattaaacACCCAACCTGTTGCAAGACGGGCCATCAATTCTCCACGAGCGTCCGACGGAATGAAAGATGTTAGACTCTAAGAAGGAAGGAAATGCAATTCACAATAGGAATTAATCAATAAACCAAGTTTACCACTCTCGTTACCCTGCTTTCTCAAAAAATAACCACATCACAAACAAAGGTTCAGTTTTGGTAATGACCAAGTTTAAGTGTCCATTGTTTCAGTTATAGATTTCTTTAGGATTCAACAAATCAAACATCGGTTTTAAAAAGAGCAAATAGAAGACAAGACAACGATCGCAATATGACATGGCAAATCAAAAGACTAAGGCATCATCCTGAAGATTTTAAAAGTGGGCAACCATGGGTTGAGGCCAGAGCTTTCACTACGCCATGGATCGTGCTCTTATTACCTTAAAGAGCTGATTATTTTCTTCAGGTAATCCGTACATACGCGTCCTGCTTCACTAACTAGCTAGGCGAGAAAACGGACTCAGTGAAATGTTGCAATGGGCTTTCAAGCTAAATTTAAAACAGAGTAGCGTATAGACTAGGCCCAAACTTACCGCGAAATTTGCCGCCTGTAAGGTCGATAATTTCCTCAAGGGGATGTCGGGATTCGCGTTCGTGCAAAGAGGCTCTTTAGTTCCAACATGAAATATCATAGCAAGCAAAAGCCCTAGTCCTACCAATATTACAGTCATTACCTAAAAAATAAGGGATATAAgtgtttattaaattctcaacctcggatgaTGCATTTCGCGTGTTCTGattggcccagtggttagggcgcttgccttgagatccggagttcccgGATTCAAGtctcgttctgaccactcgttgaatttgatctcggttatcagcttatataccttagtttgaccttacatggtaaattgattgcgctaaacgttgctaagcttgtttttttttttttccgccggaaagcgaaatttctctctgaataaagccagaaaagaaaaaaaaaaagtggaaagtttggatcaattccgacgtctAGAGGTACGCGAAAagtcaagaaatgtttttttgtgatgagcctacgtttGTCTGACATCAAGGTATTacacatcgcatcttcatcaagttttctcgatttcgctcggattttctcccttttttcgctcgtatctcgtacttccaaatttttggagtttaaggaatttaataaaacaattattccattggcgtttgttggatatgagactggttatagccaacgaggcgcgtacgcgcctcgttggctatttaccatctcatatccaacacgcgctcatggaataattgttaaataaacttgAATACCGGGGAATGCCTGTCCCGGTTTCTGACTATTTGATAAATTAAAACAACGCCGAACAACAACCCAAATCTTAAACAATACCAGTTGCAAAGCTACTTACCGGTTGCTTTCAAGACCTTTTCAAGGACGTATCTATCCTAGACCATGTGTAAGAAATTTAGACTAATGGCTTAAAGATAAATGATCggttttaaattttaagctgtCATTGGGCAAACAAAGTCGGTTGCAGAAATACGAAATACCCACCAAACAAAGTAAACAGTTTGGCCAGTTTCAAAAGTGGTAGAAACTCCTGATATCAGCCATTCAAAGCTCAAAGCAAATGCGAACTAACGGATATTTCCTAGCACTGTACCTAAACAAGGAAGTACGTTCGTTTTTTAACAGAGTTAACTGGTTAGAGTGTAATgcgaagtgctaggtttctaccccatattaACCATGTGAGCGTCAGCCCTACGAATGGaaatggcccacacaaggacagagaaaaactctgaccagggttcCACCCTGGTCAacgtttttctctgtccttgtgtgggcccatttccattagcagGGCTACCGCTCAcacagcacttcacattacactccaatcagtcaagtctgttcaaatataattGCTACACcgccaatgtttgcaaaaacgcAATCCTGTCTTGTACGTTCTTTTTTGCCGATTGACTAagtttttaaacagagttaactgaatagagtgtaatgtgaagtgctagatttcaatcccatatgaaccaagtgagcgttagccctactgatggaaatgggcccacacaaggacagagaaaaactctgaccagggtgggaattgatcccacgaccttcgggttagatctccgccgctctaccgactgagctacaaggtcagacgggagcaggccgtgggaactgactaAGTTTTTAAGCCTATCAGAACGCGTAGTTATGCCAACCATAACAACCCGAAATTTATTGCGACACTGAAACAAGAAAAGATCAAACCGCACAAAAACCGACAAACCGATCTCAAAGAAGACCGTCAAAACCGAAAACCCCAACGCCCACTCGCCCCCTTCTGTGTAAACTCTGACCGCGATGGTATGGAAACATTCGTATTGTTGAGGCAATCTCCCTCAACCATTATAACGTTAATAAAATGTCCATAGTTTCAATAAAGTATGATATAAAAATAAACACCAAGTACTTTACCATGAAATCCTTGGAACTATTTTCAGAAATTTGATTTTTGGAGTCCAGGCCAAATATTACCCAAGCCACAGCACAGGTCGAGATACCACTCAAGTAGGTAAAAGCAGTCCTAAAATGGGAAATAGCATGTTTAATTACCACCTTAAAATTTGTGGTTTGAACATTATTATGACTATCAAGTGTAGGAAGCGgactctgaagaaaaaagaggaaagggAGTCTTAAAACTAAACTGAGATAATCTTAGTTTCAATTAATCTACTTTAAATGCATTGAATGAATTCCCTATCACTGCTATTCCTCCTTCTTTTACTCGAAAGAATCGTAACTTGATATTTGTGATATCCTTCATTGAGAGTAAACCTTTTCGTCAAATATTATTGAATCTTAAGATTATCAGCAATCAATTAACTAGAATCTCAATGTACTTCACTGTAGTACCTCACATCTTTACAACAGAAATATTCAGTCGCTCTTgttttaaatattaattatttcctttcgtaatctttgtcattgtaaatataagaattaattattttatctttg containing:
- the LOC138008037 gene encoding major facilitator superfamily domain-containing protein 12-like, coding for MNALYLHHRSYDLSESPAESRTPFFQRFACGLGHAINDITRQLLFSFRLVFFMNVLDLSATNSGWLILEKQLVHTVMSPVCAILLDRIRVPFLSRKLGKRKSWHLCATILEAVFVPLFFTPCYLFQRDNGQERLLIYFGILNVILGVAGSLLDISHLSLIPFIAKNQMEAVELSAWRTAFTYLSGISTCAVAWVIFGLDSKNQISENSSKDFMVMTVILVGLGLLLAMIFHVGTKEPLCTNANPDIPLRKLSTLQAANFASLTSFIPSDARGELMARLATELNTETTKERDCPSRKTSRVSFCDRIRCTPISDQKEESATTKKDDAPKENLSSISNNVNSTVVDNRGFSGSAMKLSSDADSNGKSDQNRDSSFPSRKTSRVSFSDGIRWTTMRDQREEEPALPKKDDVPEENLSPSNVYCDGVDNRGFSGSIMELNSSVVSNDKNVDKVPAPINLPAVSLETKGVSLSETKANSKPFIISRDSEAALPSRKHAKRTIRKWLIDPRLYMVAVVYSCTRALQNHAYSYLPLFLIYRLRLSKESIAYLPLIMFISATVSSILSRKFVGIIGNKRCFTFAALLVVCSGVMSYFITQSNTVMIYPSVVLLGFGFSSMLVCSLSFATELIGKNKKNSGFIFAFMSLVSYVISGPLILIVQKLFPERTPGKDCPDCGDYLRLVFPFVAIALSTASSLIVLLLHCIDMLREKSSSTSED